One Fusarium poae strain DAOMC 252244 chromosome 4, whole genome shotgun sequence DNA window includes the following coding sequences:
- a CDS encoding hypothetical protein (CAZy:GH16), with amino-acid sequence MDEEHVSVTDGVLTLTAEPRDDQEDPIHYLSGAIHAKSTFTVAAGGGYDISAEFIAPVDKGTWPAFWLNAASGWPPEIDIAEWKGTGKISFNTFNTSDEVTALDRDYQNPTEWHSVRAELRDENGADVRVKFFLDGVEQTTQYGRDYIGAGLRLIVNYQTEGSSGSPGPTTPTTFQVRNVEVISLN; translated from the exons ATGGACGAAGAACACGTCTCAGTCACCGACGGCGTCCTAACTCTTACCGCCGAACCAAGGGACGATCAAGAAGATCCCATTCACTACCTCTCAGGCGCAATTCATGCCAAATCAACCTTCACCGTCGCTGCAGGCGGCGGATACGATATCAGCGCCGAATTTATTGCCCCGGTCGACAAAGGAACGTGGCCCGCCTTTTGGCTCAACGCTGCAAGCGGTTGGCCCCCTGAGATTGATATTGCAGAGTGGAAAGGCACTGGAAAGATTTCCTTCAACACTTTCAACACTTCTGATGAGGTTACTGCGCTTGATCGAGATTATCAAAACCCTACAGAGTGGCATTCTGTTCGTGCTGAGTTGAGGGATGAAAATGGGGCGGATGTGAGAGTCAAGTTCTTTCTTGACGGGGTTGAGCAGACTACGCAGTATGGGAGGGATTATATCGGTGCCGGACTTCGTTT GATTGTTAATTATCAAACTGAGGGATCTTCTGGTTCGCCTGGACCAACGACTC CAACTACTTTCCAAGTTCGAAATGTCGAAGTCATTAGTCTCAACTAA
- a CDS encoding hypothetical protein (TransMembrane:7 (o32-50i62-81o93-115i135-156o176-200i251-272o292-318i)), with product MGDKNETWVPNYENCKKVTDACGVEYTIYGDYLSGGAAGFFAVSFVLLLLAQIFQGIRAKTWSYMIWLGIGTIFEVVGHIARFSLSRNPWQQNVFIISYLTLLLAPTLVAAAISVTFKHIVMWYGAKWSVLKPRLYPLVFVGTDFLSIFIQVIGGGLTALETVGKGTKTTKKLGEILVTGGVAFQVANMLCCGTLMMIYIRRRSQSLKGRDLLMGAPGTAPPTYSAGGPTREKVPVAREEATTKEANKVRWFCYCLGIAYVCIILRCIYRIAETIPDIARDVLQNEPLFIVFDATAMLISIGLITILHPCYFFPYLGLSKSKKSQGKMAESPRDILDQGLESRTTDVEFSLPRADGGRKAYLFLAACWVVEAVTFGKSPHIKV from the exons ATGGGCGACAAAAACGAAACTTGGGTACCAAACTACGAAAACTGCAAAAAGGTCACGGATGCATGTGGTGTCGAATACACTATTTATGGTGACTACCTTTCTGGAGGTGCCGCAGGATTCTTTGCTGTCTCGTTCGTGCTTCTCCTCCTCGCACAGATCTTCCAAGGCATACGCGCAAAGACATGGTCGTACATGATCTGGCTAGGCATAGGAACCATCTTTGAAGTCGTCGGCCATATAGCACGTTTCAGTCTCTCTCGAAACCCATGGCAGCAAAatgtcttcatcatctcgtACCTTACGCTTCTCCTCGCCCCGACTCTCGTCGCTGCTGCTATATCCGTCACCTTCAAGCACATCGTCATGTGGTATGGAGCAAAGTGGTCGGTGCTCAAGCCTAGATTGTATCCTCTCGTCTTTGTCGGCACGGACTTTCTTTCGATTTTCATACAGGTCATCGGTGGTGGTTTGACGGCTTTGGAGACGGTGGGCAAGGGAACTAAGACGACCAAGAAGCTGGGAGAGATTCTTGTTACTGGAGGTGTTGCGTTCCAGGTTGCCAACATGTTGTGCTGTGGAACCCTGATGATGATATACATTCGGCGTCGAAGCCAGTCGTTGAAGGGCAGAGATCTGTTGATGGGTGCTCCTGGTACTGCTCCTCCTACATACTCAGCCGGGGGTCCGACCCGTGAAAAGGTTCCTGTTGCTCGAGAGGAGGCGACTACCAAAGAAGCTAATAAGGTCCGGTGGTTCTGTTACTGTCTGGGCATTGCATATGTCTGTATCATCCTCCGATGCATCTACCG TATCGCAGAGACTATCCCAGACATCGCAAGAGATGTCCTTCAAAACGAACCGCTATTCATTGTTTTCGACGCAACAGCGATGCTTATATCCATTGGACTCATCACCATCCTGCATCCCTGCTACTTCTTCCCATACCTGGGTCTaagcaagagcaagaagagtCAAGGCAAGAT GGCTGAATCACCGCGGGACATCCTTGACCAGGGTCTGGAGTCTCGAACCACAGATGTCGAGTTCTCGCTACCTCGTGCTGATGGTGGAAGAAAAGCATATCTTTTCTTGGCCGCATGCTGGGTCGTCGAAGCAGTAACATTTGGCAAGTCCCCTCACATCAAGGTCTGA
- a CDS encoding hypothetical protein (TransMembrane:4 (i39-57o63-86i98-120o155-180i)), with protein MSSPICPIPLAEIFRDILGKEKETNKVKILYDDAFKADIGRWISSCAVIGLAAGIISKNPGQGLLAASAYNLAVGSLHFFAVKVPVSPQSMTNPRPPIWYNLLLATSTAMWLVALVVMFVERQDISAYQESNHEKRRTGLVGEISEGSVAMLNNLTIACGCFGVCAFLFCLYQWFVVYYLHSTNFRKVEIREGFRKINKIAPPKNSTSEDV; from the exons ATGTCAAGTCCAATATGTCCTATACCTCTGGCCGAAATCTTCCGGGATATTCTaggcaaagaaaaagaaacaaacaaaGTCAAGATACTCTATGATGATGCTTTCAAAGCTGATATCGGGAGATGGATTTCTTCGTGTGCGGTTATAGGACTTGCGGCAGGTATAATTTCAAAGAATCCAGGTCAAGGCTTGTTGGCTGCATCCGCATATAACCTCGCTGTT GGAAGCCTTCATTTCTTTGCCGTCAAAGTACCAGTCAGTCCTCAAAGCATGACCAACCCCAGGCCGCCCATATGGTATAATCTACTCCTAGCTACTTCAACAGCAATGTGGCTCGTTGCTCTTGTTGTCATGTTTGTCGAAAGACAGGATATAAGTGCATACCAAGAATCAAACCATGAGAAGCGAAGGACGGGCCTTGTTGGTGAGATTTCTGAAGGTTCTGTGGCAATGTTGAATAATCTTACTATTGCCTGTGGTTGTTTTGGAGTCTGTGCATT CTTGTTCTGTTTATATCAGTGGTTTGTGGTTTATTATTTGCACTCGACGAACTTCCGAAAAGTCGAGATACGAGAAGGTTTTCGAAAGATCAACAAGATTGCTCCTCCAAAGAATAGCACTTCTGAAGATGTTTAG